The genomic region GTCAATCCACAATATGACCATCCAAATCTGGATATGCTCTATCTGAACTCATGCCAGTAGTTATGAAATATGCTCGGGGTCTATTCATGAACCATTGCTTTGACACGCCCTTGTACAATGACCGATACTAACGCTAACACCGACACAGACACAAGCGCGGAGACAGACACAATCGATATCGACTCACGAGTGTCTTCCACGGACCGTGACCCGCTTGCTGTTGATGAGGTTGCAGCATTAACAACACGCATTATTGACAATGTTGAGCGTGTTATCGTTGGTCATCGAAACGCTGCAGAGGATATTTTAATCACCATGCTCGCCCGTGGACATCTTCTGCTTGAAGATGTCCCGGGAGTCGGAAAGACAATGCTTGCGCGGTCAATTGCGACTTCACTCGAATGCTCATTTAACCGCGTTCAATTTACTCCTGACTTACTCCCACCGGATGTCACAGGTGTCAACGTCTTTGACCAGCAACAACAAGTATTTGAATTTCAACCCGGTCCGGTATTTGCAAATGTTGTCCTTGGCGATGAGATTAATCGTGCACCGCCAAAAACACAAGCAGCCCTGCTTGAAGTGATGGCTGAACAGCAGGTGACAGTTGATGGTGAAACACATCCTGTTCCAGATCCGTTTACTGTTATTGCAACGCAGAATGATATTGAACCAACACAGACATATGACCTTCCTGTAGCCGAGGTTGATCGATTTACAAAACAAATTCAGCTCGGCTATCCAAATGAGGCTGAAGAGACCGAATTATTAGGACGGGTTGCTGGACACCACCCGATAGAATCACTTGAGGCAGTTGCAACTGTTGAAGATGTCAATCGCGCAAGAGAGACAGTAGCTGCGACGACTGTAAGTGAATCCGTTCGCTCATATGTTGCTCAACTAGCAGGATACACCCGCGATAATGCTCGCTTGGGGGTGAGTCCGCGGGGGGCGATTGCGCTTGTTCGTGTTGCACAGGCTCGTGCTGTTTTCGAAGGTCGTGATTTTGTCATTCCAGATGATATACACGCTGAAATCCACCCAACATGGTCGCATCGAATTCAGACAGCTGACACGGTCGATAGCGCGCACGTTGTCGATAATGCGCTTGATGAAGTTCCAATTGAGTGACACTACACTGATATAATAAGAGAAACACTCGATCATATGGCTAAACATGTTGATATCAAACTATCACTTCATTACGATACAGCGTCATAATAGATGAATGCCTCAGTTCATTCAGGACATGTTGTCTCAGATGATCACTGTTGGAATATACAGTACGAAAATATCATAATAATATAAAATATAACAATTGATGCGCCCGACACGTCGCGGTTATATGTTCACACTTGTTTGTCTCGTTGCACTGAGTGCCGGCATTATGTATGGTCCGCGGGCACTCGATGCCGTTGTCATTCCTGGATTTATCGCATTATTCGCCTCGATTATTGATATATGGCGGGTTTCAGAACCATCCGTTGAGCGGACGCTCCCATCACCGGCAGAGCCCGGCACGAAAGCACAGATTAGCTTGAAAATTAAAGCTGACCGTCCAGTCCCGGTAAGAGCGGTAGATACCATTCCATCTGGTCTTACAGGAACACCGGTTATCGAAACAGTCGCAGATGGGACCAGTGTTGAGTATGAGTTGACCCGCCGCGACCGCGGGTGTCATACAATCGGTCCAGTTACTGTTCGACTTCGTGATCGATTAGGTCTTTTCGAGCGTGTCTTTATGATTGATAATACAGATTCAGTGACTGTTTTTCCGCAAATATGCTCACTCACGCCGGTAGCCGCTAATGCACTTCGTAACACCACTTCCCCGACAGCGGGACCCAAGCGAGGATCATTTGAGGGACTTCGAGAATACACCCGTGGAGATGCACTTCGCGATGTCCACTGGAAGTCTTCAGCACGGCATGACGACCTTTTTACCCGTGACTTCGGGAGTGCAGCGGATCAGGATACCCAACTTGACTCACTCACAGTTGCTGTTAACATTGAACAACATAGTGATACCTCAATTGAATTTGTTGATGCTGCGGCAACGGCAGCAGCGAGTATATGTATTGAGGCTCTTGATCAGGGAGCTGGCGTTCAGCTACAAACACCGACCGGGAACGCAACTGCTGTTGCTGGGAGTGAAGACGCAATTCTTGAACGCCTTGCAGAGTTCTCACTTCCAGTAAACCCACTTGAGGATAACATAGCGAATGCAGACATACATGTGACAGTACGTGCAGAATCAGTCATCGTCTACTTCGGCGAGCGAACTGTTGATTTTGGAGACTTACTTAGTATCCATAATCTCGAATCTCAAGATGGCGACACTGTGAGTATGATCGCTGATCGTGAAGAACAGACCCTGAAACGCAATTACGACGATAATATCACTGTTAGTACCGATGCACACTCAGATGACTCAGCAACAGAAGAGAGATATACATGAATCGCTCATACATATCATATCGTATAAATGAAGTTAGCAAAATGGCGTCTCGCCCGAGTATACTCGCTGCTATCGGTATTATAGCGGTCACGTGGTCATATGTGAGTGTCCTTGCAGACATCGCGACCGTCACAGGCTGGCGAACCCCATTTTTATTCGTTGTTGTCCTTGCCGGCGTTCTTGGCGTGATGATCGGGACTATTGGGCGTACTCGGTCTGCATTTATCCTGACAATTGGTCTCTTACTCATTGGATTGATCACATATATTTATACACTCTCACAGGCACAACAACAGCTACTCACAACACAACGATTACTTGCAGACACCGCTGCACTGTTCACTGGCCTTTCGATACTACGCTTTGTTCGAGCTGGTGCATGGGCGATTGCTGTTGTCCCAGCCCCGGTATTTCTTTCATGGGCACTCTTGAGTGCTGGTCGGTACGTGCTCAGTGCAACAGCG from Haloquadratum walsbyi C23 harbors:
- a CDS encoding AAA family ATPase, which translates into the protein MTDTNANTDTDTSAETDTIDIDSRVSSTDRDPLAVDEVAALTTRIIDNVERVIVGHRNAAEDILITMLARGHLLLEDVPGVGKTMLARSIATSLECSFNRVQFTPDLLPPDVTGVNVFDQQQQVFEFQPGPVFANVVLGDEINRAPPKTQAALLEVMAEQQVTVDGETHPVPDPFTVIATQNDIEPTQTYDLPVAEVDRFTKQIQLGYPNEAEETELLGRVAGHHPIESLEAVATVEDVNRARETVAATTVSESVRSYVAQLAGYTRDNARLGVSPRGAIALVRVAQARAVFEGRDFVIPDDIHAEIHPTWSHRIQTADTVDSAHVVDNALDEVPIE
- a CDS encoding DUF58 domain-containing protein; this translates as MFTLVCLVALSAGIMYGPRALDAVVIPGFIALFASIIDIWRVSEPSVERTLPSPAEPGTKAQISLKIKADRPVPVRAVDTIPSGLTGTPVIETVADGTSVEYELTRRDRGCHTIGPVTVRLRDRLGLFERVFMIDNTDSVTVFPQICSLTPVAANALRNTTSPTAGPKRGSFEGLREYTRGDALRDVHWKSSARHDDLFTRDFGSAADQDTQLDSLTVAVNIEQHSDTSIEFVDAAATAAASICIEALDQGAGVQLQTPTGNATAVAGSEDAILERLAEFSLPVNPLEDNIANADIHVTVRAESVIVYFGERTVDFGDLLSIHNLESQDGDTVSMIADREEQTLKRNYDDNITVSTDAHSDDSATEERYT